GACATCACCCAAAACTGGCATCCAGGCCTTCGTTATACCGGTCAATGAGAAGATGCGGGGAAGGGCGTTCAAGATCGTCGCCGACCTTAGAGAATCAGGGATCGTTGCCGACATCGACCTCATGAGGCGCAGCCTGGCAAAGAACTTCAAGTATGCCGATTCGATCGCTGCCCGATACGCCATAATCGTAGGAGAAAAAGAAGAGGAAGCAGCTTCGGTTACACTTCGGAACATGGGTTCCGGCGAACAATCACTGGTCAAGACGGAGGACCTGATAGAACGTTTGAGACAATGAGGGTCTTGGTGCCGGGGACCGGATTTTTGGGGGGGAGTATTAATGAAGAACCGATCTTAGGAGGACGGTTGAGTCACCGGCCCCCGGACACCGAACGCACGAAATGTCACCTTATATAAATAATTTATCACCAATAACAAAAATTTCATGGATATTTTTGTATTCGTTCATCTTTCGCTAAAAACCCGACGCGAATGGATCCGATATCACCAATGCACGTATCTTGAACATTAGAACAAGGGGCGGTCATTGCTCAAAGAAACCGGCGAAATAGGTCAATGACCTGGGCTGGTATTCCACAATTTTGACCATTGACCACACCCTAATCGACTTCGAAATATATCTTCATCAGGGCCCTGAAATCAACGATCGCACCCTCGTCGCACTTGCATTCAAATTCTGTTGCACGGGCCCATCGAATGTTCCGGACGGTCTTTGCTGCCGTATCAATGGCGTTCTTTGCAGCATCGTCGAACCCTTTCTTCGATATCCCGACTATCTCGATCACTTTTTGAACCATCTCATCACCGATAGAACTTGGTTTTACCGGCTAGAAATAATTGTTGCCGAGGCTGATCTTCACCTTCTCTTGGTGTACCGGTCGAGCTCCTCGTTCAATAGCGCATCTGCCCTGGAGATGACTGGATGCTCACGAGGCGAATGAAGGATCAGCGGTCTTCTGAAGCTCGAGAACCTTAGCCTGGCCTCTTTATACAATGGAATGAGGTTCGGAGATTTGACCGAATACAGCCCCTGCATCTGCTTTACCACCAGTTCGCTGTCCATGGTGACCTCGATCTCGTCCGCCCCCTTCTCCTTCGCCGCCGCCAATCCGGCCAATAGTCCGTGGTATTCTGCCTCGTTGTTGGTGGCTTTTCCCAGGAAATGAGCTTTCTCCAGAACCGTCTTCCCATCCTCGAATTGCAGGATGAACGCGAAGGCCGAAGGACCGGGATTGCCCCTCGATCCCCCGTCCGTGAACAATCTCAACTTCAT
The DNA window shown above is from Methanomassiliicoccales archaeon and carries:
- a CDS encoding dodecin family protein, which produces MVQKVIEIVGISKKGFDDAAKNAIDTAAKTVRNIRWARATEFECKCDEGAIVDFRALMKIYFEVD
- a CDS encoding ribonuclease HI family protein; amino-acid sequence: MKLRLFTDGGSRGNPGPSAFAFILQFEDGKTVLEKAHFLGKATNNEAEYHGLLAGLAAAKEKGADEIEVTMDSELVVKQMQGLYSVKSPNLIPLYKEARLRFSSFRRPLILHSPREHPVISRADALLNEELDRYTKRR